A single window of uncultured Methanospirillum sp. DNA harbors:
- a CDS encoding lectin like domain-containing protein, which produces MLYGVSRVVLVMSVLLLFSGLFGLCIADNSSVGAANIEMAPINPDYLAYKELVTANSVEENQTYQTGFVPPECRISDPTDNMEVRASAIQYPSSYDLRSQGRVTSVKNQNPWGTCWAFAAMSSLESNLMANENLNFSEKNMVNRNLKGSTPDSGGNFRNSGGYLVAQLGPVSEQNDPYPSGSWNYTSPSGPVEKNVYQINWLPDRNSSTDLSAIKDSVINYGALSTTYSQNSEWNSTFNSYYYPTLYLSNHAVTIVGWDDNFSRSNFTSPPPGDGALLIKNSWGPSWADHGYGWISYYDANIGKYNVMFFGSNTSRYNEIYQHDLAGPTSSFTLGNSTSSWGASCYNVTKTGFLNAIGFYTTDNPTSYEVKVYTNLTTTPSSGVLKFTSNGTYDCAGYHVINLTTPVRLTKDDRFSIVTHQVNTDYIYSLPIQYLPNTRGYNPAISDGDGYYSSNGATWVDSKLLNDDNSTTCIKGYVSYSAPSPVITDFTPKTGNNSSTSFTMNVTGSNIQEGAALKLVNTVSGQSIFNYTPTIVDSEGSNLGTTFNLSGSVAGTYLVNLTNPDGGSVVAASQFILTSGQGDIFTIVASAGTGGSISPSGTVQVAKGSNQAFSISPNAGYSIKDVLIDNSSAGAVSSYTFPNVTANHTIYAQFNSTGGLTHNITATAGPGGLISPSGVVAVNHGTDQTFNITSNLGMVVNTVLVDNVSQGAIRSYIFPNVTDDHTIAASFKVLYPQRWYIDATAGVGGTIEPSGLVSVFDQYNKSFTIAALQDYSISDVIINDSVNLGAQASPFVYNFTKVGSNQSIHAQFAQVPDSYLINSSSNRWSKIIPSGSNSYPASSNQSFVMQERPGSTLTNVSVDDILHNYPVGNWTFTNLTKDYSIRVNGTPIPGLVQVFFDASPRRGPAPLTVQFSDQSLGTPTSFFWQFGDGTTNTTQFPSHTYSDPGTYAVTLRANNDQSGGYGMWNKFITVTNGVEPEPTPTPVPGRITASFDLSLHNGTAPLDVLFTDTSSGNPISWIWDFGDGKTSTLQNTTHRYTTAGAYSVTLLAQNSDYSGSVTLPNAVIVN; this is translated from the coding sequence ATGTTGTATGGAGTTAGTAGAGTAGTTTTGGTAATGAGCGTTCTTCTCCTCTTTTCAGGACTTTTTGGATTGTGTATTGCTGACAATTCAAGCGTCGGGGCAGCAAATATTGAGATGGCCCCGATTAATCCTGATTATCTGGCATACAAAGAGTTGGTTACTGCTAATTCTGTGGAAGAAAACCAAACCTATCAGACAGGTTTTGTGCCACCTGAATGTCGGATATCTGATCCTACAGATAACATGGAGGTTCGGGCATCAGCTATCCAGTATCCTTCATCATATGATCTGAGATCACAGGGCCGGGTGACATCAGTAAAAAATCAAAATCCCTGGGGAACCTGCTGGGCTTTTGCAGCAATGTCTTCTCTTGAATCAAACCTAATGGCAAATGAAAACCTGAACTTCTCAGAGAAGAACATGGTGAACCGGAATTTAAAAGGTTCTACTCCTGATTCGGGTGGAAATTTTCGCAATTCAGGTGGGTATTTAGTTGCCCAGCTAGGTCCTGTATCCGAGCAGAATGATCCATATCCAAGTGGTAGCTGGAATTATACCTCTCCTTCAGGCCCGGTTGAGAAGAATGTTTATCAGATAAACTGGCTTCCTGACCGGAATTCATCAACTGATCTGTCAGCCATAAAGGATTCAGTAATCAACTACGGCGCATTATCAACGACTTATTCTCAAAATTCTGAGTGGAATTCTACCTTTAATAGTTATTACTACCCCACATTATACCTCTCAAATCATGCGGTTACCATTGTAGGGTGGGATGACAACTTCAGCAGGAGTAACTTCACGTCACCACCACCTGGTGACGGGGCACTTCTGATCAAGAATAGTTGGGGTCCGAGTTGGGCTGATCATGGGTACGGATGGATATCGTACTATGATGCGAACATCGGGAAGTATAACGTGATGTTTTTTGGCTCTAATACTTCCCGGTATAATGAGATCTATCAGCATGATCTTGCCGGACCCACGTCGTCTTTCACTCTTGGTAATTCAACATCAAGTTGGGGAGCATCCTGTTACAATGTGACTAAAACAGGATTTCTGAACGCGATTGGGTTTTACACTACAGACAATCCAACATCTTATGAAGTAAAAGTTTATACAAACCTGACAACAACTCCTAGTAGCGGAGTACTAAAATTTACCAGTAATGGAACGTATGATTGTGCCGGGTATCATGTTATCAATCTGACAACTCCGGTGAGACTGACGAAAGATGATAGGTTTTCTATTGTAACTCATCAGGTAAATACTGATTATATATATTCGCTTCCTATTCAGTACCTTCCAAATACCAGGGGCTATAATCCTGCAATATCTGATGGAGATGGGTATTATAGCTCAAATGGGGCGACCTGGGTTGATTCTAAGTTGTTAAACGATGATAATAGTACCACCTGCATTAAGGGATATGTCTCGTATTCAGCCCCAAGCCCTGTGATTACTGATTTCACCCCGAAAACCGGCAACAACTCATCAACATCTTTTACAATGAATGTTACTGGTAGTAACATTCAGGAGGGAGCGGCATTAAAACTTGTAAATACAGTATCTGGTCAGTCCATTTTTAATTACACACCGACCATTGTTGACAGTGAGGGTAGTAATCTTGGGACAACGTTCAATCTCTCGGGATCTGTTGCTGGTACCTACCTTGTGAACCTCACAAATCCTGATGGCGGAAGTGTTGTAGCTGCATCACAGTTTATTCTTACATCAGGTCAGGGTGATATCTTCACGATTGTTGCATCTGCCGGGACAGGGGGTTCTATCTCTCCCTCCGGAACTGTGCAGGTCGCAAAAGGGAGTAATCAGGCATTTTCAATCTCCCCGAATGCCGGGTATTCGATAAAAGATGTTCTCATTGATAACTCGAGTGCAGGTGCTGTCAGTTCGTATACATTCCCAAATGTGACTGCAAACCATACCATCTATGCCCAGTTTAATTCAACCGGTGGGTTGACTCATAACATCACTGCAACTGCAGGGCCAGGAGGTTTAATCAGCCCGTCCGGCGTGGTTGCCGTTAATCACGGGACAGATCAGACGTTTAACATCACCTCTAATCTTGGGATGGTTGTGAACACGGTGCTGGTTGATAACGTGAGCCAGGGAGCAATCAGATCATATATCTTCCCGAATGTCACCGACGATCACACGATTGCGGCCAGCTTCAAGGTGCTGTATCCACAACGATGGTATATCGATGCGACAGCCGGGGTCGGGGGGACAATTGAGCCATCCGGATTGGTCTCAGTATTTGATCAGTACAACAAGAGTTTCACGATTGCTGCACTCCAGGATTATTCAATCTCTGATGTTATCATTAATGATTCGGTTAATCTTGGAGCACAAGCCTCTCCGTTTGTGTACAACTTTACGAAGGTTGGGTCTAACCAGTCTATCCATGCACAGTTTGCACAGGTCCCTGATTCGTATCTTATAAACTCTTCATCAAACCGGTGGAGCAAGATCATCCCATCAGGCAGCAACTCGTATCCTGCTAGCTCAAATCAGTCATTTGTTATGCAGGAAAGGCCAGGCTCTACCCTGACAAACGTATCTGTGGATGATATCCTTCATAATTACCCGGTGGGTAACTGGACGTTTACCAATCTTACAAAGGATTATTCAATCAGGGTGAATGGCACTCCGATCCCGGGACTGGTTCAGGTCTTCTTTGATGCTTCACCACGTCGTGGCCCGGCTCCCCTGACTGTTCAGTTCAGTGACCAGTCACTCGGTACCCCAACCTCATTCTTCTGGCAGTTCGGTGACGGCACAACAAATACTACTCAGTTCCCCTCACATACCTACAGCGATCCAGGTACATATGCGGTGACGTTGCGTGCAAATAATGATCAAAGCGGGGGATATGGGATGTGGAATAAGTTTATCACTGTCACCAATGGTGTTGAACCTGAGCCAACGCCTACTCCTGTTCCTGGCCGGATAACGGCATCGTTTGATCTCTCTCTTCACAATGGGACTGCTCCGCTGGATGTACTGTTTACAGATACCAGTTCCGGAAATCCGATCTCATGGATCTGGGATTTCGGTGATGGAAAAACCTCTACGCTCCAGAATACCACTCATCGGTATACTACTGCGGGAGCATATTCAGTCACCCTGCTAGCACAGAACAGTGATTACAGTGGTTCGGTCACACTACCAAACGCAGTAATCGTGAATTAA